One Vigna unguiculata cultivar IT97K-499-35 chromosome 7, ASM411807v1, whole genome shotgun sequence genomic region harbors:
- the LOC114192100 gene encoding copper transport protein ATX1-like → MSQTVVLKVDMSCQGCVGAVKRVLGKLDGVESYDIDLNEKKVVVKGNVQPDTVLQTVSKTGKKTTFWEGEAAASETSTVTAT, encoded by the exons ATGTCTCAG ACCGTTGTCCTCAAAGTTGATATGTCATGCCAAGGATGTGTTGGTGCAGTGAAGAGAGTTCTTGGAAAATTGGATG GTGTGGAATCATATGACATTGATTTGAACGAAAAGAAGGTGGTAGTGAAGGGAAATGTCCAGCCAGACACAGTTCTGCAGACCGTGTCCAAAACAGGGAAGAAGACAACATTCTGGGAAGGTGAAGCAGCAGCATCTGAAACTAGCACAGTAACTGCTACCTAA
- the LOC114192354 gene encoding GDSL esterase/lipase At5g03610-like isoform X1: MVLSLQSENLYFVMSVSAKISSMVKQIPSVTTLLLLFFFILREVEGAERLGEVKLFVFGDSYVDTGNLVNSISYKPPSGITFPGTPAGRFSDGRVLTDYIASFLKIKSPTPYVFRNSSELQYGINFAHGGTGIFNTLNEGPNMTVQIDWFERVIQQKIYTKTDLESSVALVSAAGNDYATFLQRKQGSMRDIHVFTASLIQQMSINLRRIHGLGINKIAVGLLEPIGCMPLLTAASSYDKCLQPLNFISQNYSQMLLQIVQELNKELGKPVFVTLDLYNSFLSVLATMQKRRSEDPTLMNPLKPCCEGLSTEYYCGSVDEKGEKKYGLCEKPEFSFFWEGVHLSHNGWYGVYTMLYSSLRNLIQTKL; the protein is encoded by the exons atggtgttATCTTTGCAGAGTGAAAACTTATACTTTGTCATGTCCGTATCAGCCAAGATATCATCAATGGTGAAGCAAATTCCATCAGTGACCACTCTgctccttctcttcttcttcattttaaGAG AAGTGGAAGGGGCTGAAAGGTTAGGTGAGGTAAAACTATTTGTTTTTGGAGACTCTTATGTTGACACGGGGAATTTGGTGAACTCAATTTCGTATAAGCCTCCCAGTGGAATTACTTTTCCTGGTACACCTGCTGGAAGGTTCTCCGATGGTCGTGTCCTCACAGATTACATTG cttcatttttgaaaataaaatcccCGACACCTTATGTATTTAGAAATTCCTCAGAACTACAATATGGTATAAACTTTGCTCATGGAGGAACTGGTATTTTCAACACTTTGAATGAAGGACCAAACATGACTGTCCAAATTGACTGGTTTGAGAGGGTAATCCAACAAAAGATCTACACTAAAACCGACCTTGAATCTTCTGTTGCTCTGGTCAGTGCTGCTGGAAACGACTATGCTACATTTCTACAAAGAAAACAAGGAAGCATGCGA GACATACATGTTTTTACTGCATCACTTATCCAGCAAATGTCTATAAATCTGAGACGCATCCACGGCTtgggaataaataaaatagcagTGGGGTTATTAGAGCCTATAGGGTGCATGCCTTTGCTAACTGCGGCATCTTCCTATGACAAATGCCTTCAACCTCTTAATTTCATCTCCCAAAATTACAGTCAAATGCTTCTCCAAATTGTGCAAGAACTTAACAAGGAATTGGGAAAACCAGTCTTTGTGACATTGGACTTATACAACTCTTTCCTCTCTGTACTTGCAACTATGCAGAAAAGGCGTTCTG AAGACCCAACATTGATGAATCCACTGAAACCATGTTGCGAGGGACTGAGCACGGAATATTACTGTGGAAGTGTGGATgagaaaggagaaaagaaaTATGGTTTGTGTGAAAAACCAGAGTTTTCATTCTTTTGGGAGGGAGTTCACCTTTCTCATAATGGTTGGTATGGAGTATACACCATGTTGTATTCTTCTCTCCGCAACCTTATTCAGACAAAACTTTGA
- the LOC114190797 gene encoding serine/threonine-protein kinase D6PKL2-like, with protein sequence MHSSGEDDSDNPATTAGAEWTFSARNHAPSSDPCWKAIERGGGTLGLGDLRFVQRVGSGDIGSVYLVELKGSNGCLFAAKVMDKKELVARNKDTRAKVEREILQAVDHPFLPTLYASLDSPRWSCLLTEFCPGGDLHVLRQRQPDKRFHHAAVRFYASEVVVALEYLHMMGIIYRDLKPENVLIRSDGHVMLTDFDLSLKGDDTTSTAQIVFDQDPPGNACSNDHSRNQCAPAMSSCMLPNCIVPSVPCFHPKRGRGKRSSRCGSVEIVAEPIEIRSTSFVGTHEYLAPEVISGEGHGNAVDWWTLGVFIFELFYGMTPFKGLEHELTLANIVARALEFPKEPMIPGAARDLISQLLVKDSTMRLGSTMGALAIKHHPFFNGVNWALLRCATPPYIPASDKCKELVRLYNCTTNTIDFY encoded by the exons ATGCACTCCTCCGGCGAAGACGACTCCGACAACCCTGCCACCACCGCGGGCGCCGAGTGGACGTTCTCCGCGAGGAACCACGCACCCTCATCGGACCCCTGCTGGAAAGCCATAGAGCGCGGCGGCGGGACCCTGGGACTGGGCGACCTCCGGTTCGTGCAGCGAGTGGGGAGCGGCGACATCGGAAGCGTGTACTTGGTTGAGCTGAAGGGCTCGAACGGGTGCCTGTTCGCGGCAAAGGTGATGGACAAGAAGGAACTCGTTGCCAGGAACAAAGACACGAGGGCGAAGGTTGAGAGAGAGATTCTGCAAGCGGTGGATCACCCGTTTTTGCCAACTCTTTACGCGTCGCTCGATTCCCCTCGCTGGTCTTGCCTCCTCACCGAGTTCTGCCCCGGCGGCGACCTCCACGTCCTCCGCCAGCGGCAGCCCGATAAACGCTTCCACCACGCCGCCGTTAG GTTCTACGCATCTGAGGTTGTGGTTGCGTTGGAGTATCTACACATGATGGGGATAATATACCGTGATTTGAAGCCTGAAAATGTGCTCATAAGATCGGACGGTCACGTAATGCTCACAGACTTTGACCTCTCACTGAAAGGCGACGACACAACATCAACGGCTCAGATCGTGTTCGATCAAGATCCACCAGGCAACGCCTGTTCCAACGACCATTCCAGGAACCAATGCGCGCCCGCCATGTCATCCTGCATGCTGCCCAATTGCATCGTGCCATCTGTCCCATGCTTCCACCCGAAACGCGGTCGTGGCAAGAGGTCCTCGCGGTGTGGGTCGGTGGAGATCGTGGCGGAGCCAATAGAGATTCGATCGACGTCGTTCGTTGGGACCCACGAGTACTTGGCGCCGGAAGTGATTTCCGGTGAGGGTCACGGTAACGCCGTTGATTGGTGGACACTGGGAGTGTTCATTTTTGAACTGTTCTACGGGATGACACCCTTCAAAGGGCTTGAGCACGAGCTAACCCTAGCGAACATAGTGGCACGTGCCCTTGAGTTCCCTAAGGAACCAATGATCCCAGGTGCAGCTAGGGATTTGATCTCACAACTGTTAGTGAAGGACTCAACAATGAGACTGGGTTCAACAATGGGTGCTCTAGCAATCAAGCACCACCCCTTCTTCAATGGAGTTAATTGGGCATTGTTAAGGTGTGCTACCCCTCCATACATCCCTGCATCAGACAAGTGCAAGGAATTGGTTCGACTCTATAATTGCACAACCAATACCATAGACTTCTATTAG
- the LOC114192354 gene encoding GDSL esterase/lipase At5g03610-like isoform X2, which yields MVLSLQSENLYFVMSVSAKISSMVKQIPSVTTLLLLFFFILREVEGAERLGEVKLFVFGDSYVDTGNLVNSISYKPPSGITFPGTPAGRFSDGRVLTDYIASFLKIKSPTPYVFRNSSELQYGINFAHGGTGIFNTLNEGPNMTVQIDWFERVIQQKIYTKTDLESSVALVSAAGNDYATFLQRKQGSMRDIHVFTASLIQQMSINLRRIHGLGINKIAVGLLEPIGCMPLLTAASSYDKCLQPLNFISQNYSQMLLQIVQELNKELGKPVFVTLDLYNSFLSVLATMQKRRSDPTLMNPLKPCCEGLSTEYYCGSVDEKGEKKYGLCEKPEFSFFWEGVHLSHNGWYGVYTMLYSSLRNLIQTKL from the exons atggtgttATCTTTGCAGAGTGAAAACTTATACTTTGTCATGTCCGTATCAGCCAAGATATCATCAATGGTGAAGCAAATTCCATCAGTGACCACTCTgctccttctcttcttcttcattttaaGAG AAGTGGAAGGGGCTGAAAGGTTAGGTGAGGTAAAACTATTTGTTTTTGGAGACTCTTATGTTGACACGGGGAATTTGGTGAACTCAATTTCGTATAAGCCTCCCAGTGGAATTACTTTTCCTGGTACACCTGCTGGAAGGTTCTCCGATGGTCGTGTCCTCACAGATTACATTG cttcatttttgaaaataaaatcccCGACACCTTATGTATTTAGAAATTCCTCAGAACTACAATATGGTATAAACTTTGCTCATGGAGGAACTGGTATTTTCAACACTTTGAATGAAGGACCAAACATGACTGTCCAAATTGACTGGTTTGAGAGGGTAATCCAACAAAAGATCTACACTAAAACCGACCTTGAATCTTCTGTTGCTCTGGTCAGTGCTGCTGGAAACGACTATGCTACATTTCTACAAAGAAAACAAGGAAGCATGCGA GACATACATGTTTTTACTGCATCACTTATCCAGCAAATGTCTATAAATCTGAGACGCATCCACGGCTtgggaataaataaaatagcagTGGGGTTATTAGAGCCTATAGGGTGCATGCCTTTGCTAACTGCGGCATCTTCCTATGACAAATGCCTTCAACCTCTTAATTTCATCTCCCAAAATTACAGTCAAATGCTTCTCCAAATTGTGCAAGAACTTAACAAGGAATTGGGAAAACCAGTCTTTGTGACATTGGACTTATACAACTCTTTCCTCTCTGTACTTGCAACTATGCAGAAAAGGCGTTCTG ACCCAACATTGATGAATCCACTGAAACCATGTTGCGAGGGACTGAGCACGGAATATTACTGTGGAAGTGTGGATgagaaaggagaaaagaaaTATGGTTTGTGTGAAAAACCAGAGTTTTCATTCTTTTGGGAGGGAGTTCACCTTTCTCATAATGGTTGGTATGGAGTATACACCATGTTGTATTCTTCTCTCCGCAACCTTATTCAGACAAAACTTTGA